ATGACACGATTTTATTTTGAGGCTTTATCGCCCGGCCTTAGGTCAAAACCCTTTCATGTCTGTCGCTTACCGCCGACGTGCGTGTTGACAGGAAAACTCTGTCACTTCATCCAAGTTGCTGGACAAAGACGGTTTTGACTtggaggaagagaaggaggaggatgatAGGCGCGACCCGGATGAAGAAGACTTCCCTGAGAACCAGGTACCTTTTTGTCGCTTTTCATGATcgttttttcaaatcaaatgttgtaAACATACCATTGACTTTCTATGGCAGGATGGATGGAGCTCAGGTAGAGAGGTTACTCTGAAGGACATGGCGAGTGATGAGCATTACGACCCTGACACCATCTACGGTGAGCCACGAGTTTAATTGGACCTTTTGACAAAATGTTACGCGTCATGATCGGAACAGAGTACAGGACCctaaatgcacgactccaatacacaTTGACAGTTTCACAAAAGAGAGTTTTAATAAAcaagcagaggtcggtacacaggcaggcaatccgaaaaggcaacagtatcccaaaaacgtgaggcaaagaggcaaggtcattaatcggaacagggtctagttttactatgagtcggtgacgtggaaacaaggaatgctggaacgtgccaacaaggtacaatgaactggcgaccagaaagaatgagacacgaggttaattagggtggggaagatgctctcaggagcaggtgtgtacgagacagggggaagacaacaaccagaacacacacccatgacagttaGGTCAATTACGACTCAATGGCTAGATCTCAATTCTCTTAATTGCAACATTACCCGCTCCTTGATGCTTCGAAAGCAAAACcatgggttttgttttttctttccacaGGGTCCAGCTTCTTTGTGCCCGTGGCCGGTTTCATCTGCCAACTCTGCAACAAGTTCTACCATTTTGACTCGTCGGcattacacacacactgcaagtcCCTCAAACACTTTGACAACCTCAAGGTAAGATATTAGCAGTCATCTAAGGGTGCTCTCACACTTATAGTTGTCTTTCTTTGGTCCAAATTAGTTGACGACATCACACTCTTTAATGGGTCACGACAATGTAAGCAGATGGACACTTTGCCGATATCTTGAGATAAATTGATAATGTAGCAGGCTACATTCTGTCAGCAAATAGCCGAGAAcactttaaaggggacatttttAGATAATTATTAGTTTGTGTTACACGTTTTGTCCGCTGCGCCACACTAAAAATGGTCTGCTTGTTTGTACTGTCGTCCTCAGAAACATAAAGAATCGCTCGATGAAAACACCGGCAACAACAACCGCACGTCTTTAACAGGAACTACCACAGACTCTCTGGAAGGTGATTGCCCCTCCAGTAACGCAGACTCAGTATCAAAACTCAGCAGTACAGAAAACCAGCTCCAGGACAATGCAGAGGAGCCCGGCACTTGTCAAACGTCGAAGGCTCCAGCCAAGCTCCCTGCTGACAGCACTGATCTGCCAGCCTCCAATGACAACACCAATgaagaaaacaatgaaaatgcttTGCCGAAGCCAAACACCAGGCGCAGGTCCGGTAGGGCCGCAAACAGGCGCTGATGGACGGATGACAGACTTGACACCTCCTCAAAGAATCTCTCCATTTAATCTTAAATGTTATGGTGGAGCATGTCACCGAAAAATGATGGGATGGACTATTTCAAGGTGAGGAAAAATTAGCCCAATCCCAATGAGACAAAATTAAATTGTGGATTCAAAGGGCAAAAATTAATACATACTCTATATTATTGACACATTTATTTGCAAGGAAGGGTTCCTTAAATTGATATACACTTGTGGGAACtaaaggaaaattatttgttaCTAGTACTTTTGGACGCTCAAAAGTCAAACTCCCCAAAAGATGTACGATTTGTATTTTAACCATAATgtccgggaaaaaaaaaacaaaaaacttcggTATCTAAACCAGAAACTCTCTCAAGATGTCAGCACAGTGAACTACTAAAAGAATTTATTCCCCAAGTGTATTTGctttttgtggatttttaaataatatcaaCTACATGACTAATCCTACCCATCTGATACAAGCAAAAagggtaaacaaatatatatacaaatttcATGAGCAACCGTTTTTGAGTACTCACCAATGCCTGTAAGATGCCACTAGGGTACACGAAACGACTTTGTGTTCCCCTCCATTGTGTCTGTACAGCTTTATTTGAAAGCTTGTCCATCCAGGCAGATTTATGCTGCTCACAAGACTGCTTGTATGTCATGATGTGTTTCAAATCACATTTGACCATCAGTGTTTATTAGTGGCATTTTGGTGTCACATTCTAGGTGTTATTTAGTGAAGTTTTGATATTTGATGGACGAAAAAAGGCTTGAGACTGCTTCTTAAACCACACACAGTTTATTTTGGCTTCACTTTTTGCACCATTCTGTTATGAAAGGGGTTCACTAATGCATCACTTCCTTTTTCTTAACTGTTCCGGAAACATTTCATCCTCAGTTGTAGTTATTTAGAGCCAAAGTCTTGCTCATATGTAGCAAAGCTTGACATCACCCTGATGACCAGGCACATGATTAGCACaagcccccgcccccctccatTGTTTTTGTCCGCAGGAAGATATATATTGTAGCTCTGAATGAtgtgatttcaaaacaaatcttGTTTCTTATGACTATTTTTATTCAGCTACAGACAAAACTGAAATCAAGATGTTTTCTAAAAtgctgaatgtatttttttgatgtcattttgatttatattaaaatgtctcatttcccaacactggtgtaaacttttttttttttttttttttcgttttccaGACAGCATGAACAGAGAAAATAAACATTACGGCATAATTTTGACACACATACATTACAGAGACAACAATGCAGGCAAACTGGGAAGATGGCCTCTTGTGTTATCACAAGGAATCACATTTAGGGGGAATATTCAGAACCAGAGATTTAATATACGCTCTTAAAAGTATCTTGCTTAAGGAAAGATTCTTCGCATTGTAACTGGTGTCACTGTTCAGTTGCGAGCCTCTCTCGTGTCTTCATCGTGGTCCTCCTCAATGCCTGGCGAAGAGGAGCGATCGTCCCCGGGCCGTCGCTCCTGGAGCTGGGCTCTGAACTCCTGCCGGGCTTGCCGATTGGACTCAAGGAGTTCGTGCATTTTGCTGTTGAGGGCGTCATTTCTCTCCTCCAGGGCGTCCAGGTACGAGTTGATCTGGTCCAGCATGGAGTTAATGGCTACAAACTCTGTGCAATAACAATGTTTCATAACATTAGGTACTCACGAGTGGTGGGCACAGTTTTACCCTGGAATTTATtttctagttttttttgttttttttttgcatggacAGATACAAAATATAATAGAATACAATCAGAAGGcaagattggattttgcaaagaagtacagagatgagccacaacagttttggaacattttttttttttttatggactgatgagaccaagattaacgtctaccaaagtgatggaaaggccaaagtatggagaaagaaaggatctgcatatgatccaaaacacacaagctcatctgtgaaccaTGGCTTGTCATAAATTGGTCtcgcatggctgcttctggaacaggctcactagtctttattgatgatgttactcatgatggtagcagcagaatgaattctgaagtctacaaaaaatttgttttatggCAATTTACAGAGagaatgcatccaaactaatcgtgagaagcttcatcatgcaacaagacaatgacccaaaacacactgccaacacaacaaaggacttcatcagggaggTGGGGGAatagtggaaggtcttagactgaccaagtcaatcaccggaccttaccccaatagagcatgtattttacctcctgaagggTGAAAccaccagaaacaaacaagaactgaaagaggctgcagtaaaggcctggaaaagcatttcaaatgaagaatgcaacagtctggtgaagtcaatgggttgcaggcttgatgcagttattgcaagtaagagTTATGCTACcaaatattcaatattattcactttaagttaatttaataatgtctgaattctgaacttttgtctcatagtcatcttttgatctggaaacccaaatgtcttcagtacacaaaaacaaaggaattgaccttgccgttccaacacttttggaggggactgtcaTTTTCACTGATTTGTCTATTAATTTGCTTT
The sequence above is a segment of the Phyllopteryx taeniolatus isolate TA_2022b chromosome 15, UOR_Ptae_1.2, whole genome shotgun sequence genome. Coding sequences within it:
- the bbln gene encoding UPF0184 protein C9orf16 homolog isoform X1, whose translation is MSGPNGDPDMTIDDGIIEDGDEFNDEEFVAINSMLDQINSYLDALEERNDALNSKMHELLESNRQARQEFRAQLQERRPGDDRSSSPGIEEDHDEDTREARN
- the bbln gene encoding UPF0184 protein C9orf16 homolog isoform X2, with the protein product MISGNQMHLSLSWSVIAKEFVAINSMLDQINSYLDALEERNDALNSKMHELLESNRQARQEFRAQLQERRPGDDRSSSPGIEEDHDEDTREARN